The genomic stretch AGCCTTGAAAAGCAAAGGGACAGCATTAGATGGAAGCTGGCTCAAGAGGCTCAGCTCGTGCCCAGAGGCCATCTGCCATGGAGTAAGACCCATCAGGCCTCTGCAGCCAAGACCTGGCCCCCAAATCTACACGTCCCCACCATGAAAGCTCCAGAACAGCGCCCTGGTCAGTCCTGTTCACTGTTGTGCCCCAAGCCTGGCACGCACCACATACCCCAACACATTTGTTCAGCAAATACTAAACTGCTTCAAAAAGCAGCCATCGCCCTCTACAGACACCGCCCCACCTGGCACCTTACCTCCCGGAGGCTGATCCTGGCAGGATAAATGACATCAGAGCCATCTCTCTTAAAGATATTGTGGGGCTTGTCCTTTAAAACAAAGACGATATCAGCTGGAATGTTGTTGGAGGTCTGGTCTCCTTCCTTGGGGAAAGTGATTTTGGTCCCTTCTTTCCACCCCTTCTTCACTTCGATGGTCAATATTTTGTCTTCGTTTCGAATGCTCTTTCCGTCGGGGTTTAGCCGCTTGTGGGAGATTTTCATCTTCTTGGTACAGCCGCTGTAGATCTCTTCAAGGGAGACTCGAAGGTCGTGGGTGACTGGGGGATCTTGCTTCTTTCGGGCGGGCTCTTGGGCAGAGCGGGAGCGGCCAAAGTTCACGTTGGTGAAGCCACCCATGCCCATAGGGAAGCCAGAGAATGGGTCATCAATGTCCATGCCTTCCTCCCCGTTCCGCTGCCCAAAAAAGGTGTCAAAGGGATTTCTGCCACCGAAGAACTCAGCAAACATGGCATGAGGGTCTCCATGGAATGTGTAGCTGAAAGAGGTACCATTGGCACCACCGCCGCTACCGCCACTGGGGCCACTGCCCTTTAGGCCTGAAAAGCAGATTTAGAAGCAGTCAGATGGCTGAACAGCAGACTCTCTCTCGAGCTTCCCTTACAGGGGGAAACAGCTTGGAAGCCATGGGGGAGGAACTTTTTTGTCTGTCAGGGGAGAGCAAGGAAGAACCCCAAGTTTCTACCTCTCACTGCAACAGCAGAGACGCCCCCCAACCAACAGTATTTCCGCGTAGCCTGACAGTGGAAAAAGACTCATGCGGTTAGGTGTTCACCTCCAGGTGCCACCTAGGCCCTGCCACTCCTGGACTGACCCATCCTCCTGGCAACATCACCAAGAGATGGCTAAAGACACATGGTCCAGGGTCGGCTTTCAGTAAGAGTTTACTCTCAACATTTTAGGGCTAATGGTGTGtaggaaaagtagaaataagaaataaataaataaataaataaataaatagggagtTTTTAAATCCTCACACATTAGCATTCACTGCCACCATCCTTGCACAAAAAGTCAGCTCCAGATCAAGCCCAGAAGCCAGCCTGAATCATCAACGGGCACAGGGACAAAAAGCcctgctctccttcccctccgAGGCGGCCCCGCTCTCCGGACCTGGGCGGCCGCTGCCTCCTGCGTGCCCTGCCGGGGCCAGGTCATCACTTCCCGGGAATTATCCCAACCCAGCCCCCAAGCCCACGAACGGGGTCGGCTCCTGCATTCACAGCCCCTCGCCCCGCAGCTGAGCCGGAGGCGCCGCCCTGCGGACCCCGGCGGCCGAGCCCAGGTGAGCTCGGGTCCGCAGCGGGCTCCGCCGCGCCGTCCCCGTCGTCACCCCCGGCTCCCCCACCCCCCTGCACCGCACCCCGGGGCTGCTCGGGGCCGCGGGAGGAGGCGCCCGGGGAGGGGCTGCCCCAGACATGCTAGAAGCTTCTGGGCGAGCGGCTGGGCCAAGGATCCTCCTCCCACCGCGCGGCCGCCAATCCGAGGGCGGAGGCCCGCGAGGCCGGAGGGCGGGGCAGCTCGGCCCCACGGCCCGGGGCGTCCTCCCCGGGGGGCCGCCGAGAGGGGCcagcctgcctcagtttccctgtctgtcaAAAGGCGGGGCCGCGCCCCTGGCCGCGAGCACACACCTTCCTCCCCGTAGCGGTCGAAGATCTCGCGCTTGCGCGGGTCGCTGAGCACATCGTAGGCCTCGGCGATCTCCTTGAACTTCTCCTCGGCGCCGGGCTCCTTGTTCTTGTCCGGGTGGTAGCGCAGCGCCTGGCGGCGGTAGGCCCGCTTGATCTCCTCGTCCGACGCGCCGCGGGCCAGGCCCAGCGTCTGGTAGTAGTCTTTACCCATGACCCCCTCCTGCGGCCCGCCGACCCGCTGTCGCCGTCCCCCGGCTCCGCCGCCGACCAGTCCCGGACTCTATATACCCGTCCGGCGGAAGCTTCCAGAGCCCGCCAGCCCCCTCCAGAACCTTCCGCCCCGCCCCCCCCGCGGCGCCGGCCAATCGCCGCCGCCCCTTCAGGGACACGCGACATCCGGGGCGGGGCCTCGCCGTCAACGGCCGCCCGCGCGGGGCCACGCCCCCTCCCGCTCCGCCCTCGGCAACGCCTCCCCGCGGCGCGCGCGCACAGGTCGGAGGAGGCCCCGCCCACCTTTCGGGACGAGCCAATCGCGACCTTCTTTCACTCTCTACGCGGCCCCAGCTACCCTGCGTCCCGCCCTCCGCCTGGGTCAGTAGGTCGGGAGCCACAGCGAACTTGCTGTTCCAGGAAGGGGTGGGGCCTGGGACTACCCAGACCTTTCCCCGGGAGGCGATGAACCTGCTCGCCGTTGTCTCGTGGGGCCTGCGGTGGGCTCCCGCCCGGTGACGCCGGACGAACTACCTAACCTGTGTCTGCCTAACCCAGGGGCCCCCTTCTATCTACAACATGGCAATAAGAGAACCtatcaggccgggcgcggagcctcacgcctgtaatcccatcacttcctgaggccaagacaggaggatctcttgagcctaggagttggagaccagcctaggcaacataaggagactccGTTTCTATTTAAGATTaacaaacaggccgggcgcggtggctcacgcctgtaatcccagcattttgggaggccgaggcgggcggatcacttgaggtcaggagttcgagaccagcctggccaacatggtgaaaccccatctctgctaaaaatataaaaattacccgggcgttgGTGGCacggacctgtaatcccagctactcaggagattgaggcctgagaatagcttgaatcggggaggcggaggttgcagtgagccgagatccggccgttgcactccagcctcggcaacagagcgagactccgtctcataaataaataaaataagtaaaataaagtaaaatgaacaaaaaacccACCAGCGCTATTCTCCCAACCGTGGGGAGAAGGATTTTGGGACGGAAGACTGCCTCTGTTCTCATCTCCTAAAGCAGGGTGAGGATCTGGATGGAAGCGCATCTCCCAAGGTCCTCCCAGTCCCGCCTTCTTCCCTTTACTGCCCTCTCAAGATCACTTGCCGCTAAATTTGAAATTTATCTTGTTTCTTGGCTTTCAATGTGTCTTCCCTCCCAGTCTGACATCGCCACCTGGGCAGGGGCCAGGTCCTGTCTGCACTGGGTCCCCAGTGCCTGGAACGCAGTGAGAACCTCATAAATATTCCCCGTTCTTACACACgtgcttctttttcttccccaacTACCTTTATAATTTGGGGGGACATAGGTGTGTCACACACCTTTCaaggcctctgtttcctcaattGTAGGCAACACGATCGCGTTTGGCTCTGAAAGTCTGGGGTGCCTCCGTCAAGGACAGAGCTGATGGGAAAAGGAGGCTCAGAAAGGGGTTCCACCTGGGAAGggcccagggaagtgggggaggtTCCTGGAAGAACTGCCTGGGAGGTCAGAGCCATGTAACACTGGCTCTGGAACCAGACAGCTGGGCTTCATTCCCAGCTCCAGCATTTCCCGGCTGGGTAACCTTGGGTTAGTTACTAGGCCTTTGCTGGCcttagcttcctcatctgcaCAATGAGGAATGAGGATAGCAGTTGTGCCCACATCATGAGGGCTTTGAAGTTTATATGAGTCAACATTTGCAAAGTGCTCAGAGCAGACATGGCACA from Pan paniscus chromosome 20, NHGRI_mPanPan1-v2.0_pri, whole genome shotgun sequence encodes the following:
- the DNAJB1 gene encoding dnaJ homolog subfamily B member 1; amino-acid sequence: MGKDYYQTLGLARGASDEEIKRAYRRQALRYHPDKNKEPGAEEKFKEIAEAYDVLSDPRKREIFDRYGEEGLKGSGPSGGSGGGANGTSFSYTFHGDPHAMFAEFFGGRNPFDTFFGQRNGEEGMDIDDPFSGFPMGMGGFTNVNFGRSRSAQEPARKKQDPPVTHDLRVSLEEIYSGCTKKMKISHKRLNPDGKSIRNEDKILTIEVKKGWKEGTKITFPKEGDQTSNNIPADIVFVLKDKPHNIFKRDGSDVIYPARISLREALCGCTVNVPTLDGRTIPVVFKDVIRPGMRRKVPGEGLPLPKTPEKRGDLIIEFEVIFPERIPQTSRTVLEQVLPI